One stretch of Spiroplasma mirum ATCC 29335 DNA includes these proteins:
- a CDS encoding DEAD/DEAH box helicase, with translation MNNFIDFGLKKFLMTGITDLGFDSPTPVQQQVIPYLLKYQNVICKSHTGTGKTHTFILPILNNLDYNSSALQSVIVAPTRELAKQIYENIRFFKTYNPALRTGYYIGGEDINRQIDQLTKHQPQIIVATPTRLKDLFNHQALNFGKLKTFIIDECDMIFDLGFIEDVDFVLSKVSPDVKISVFSATIAPGLRPFLLKYLTNPHLIEINDNLATNQNIEHILIPTKHQERSSVLLKLLATLNPYLCIIFVNKKEMIEQYYDLLLKNNYQVTQLHAGLAPRTRMQTIKRIKNLEFKYIIASDIAARGIDLDGVSHVISIDLPTDLEYYIHRSGRTGRANYHGYSYVLYDTKNLNLVKQLKSKGIEFQVMKWRGNDLVVANLTPMAKKSTSEPNHEINKIINKYPTKNNQKKVKPGYKKKRKAEIAELKRKTRGEHIKASIKKIKKQKAKQRSLKLYDK, from the coding sequence ATGAATAATTTTATTGATTTTGGTTTAAAAAAATTTCTGATGACCGGAATTACAGATTTAGGGTTTGATAGTCCCACTCCTGTGCAACAACAAGTAATTCCGTATTTATTAAAATACCAAAATGTTATTTGTAAATCACACACCGGAACGGGGAAAACACATACCTTTATTTTACCAATTTTAAATAATTTAGATTATAATAGTTCTGCTCTTCAAAGCGTGATTGTTGCGCCGACGCGAGAGTTAGCAAAACAAATTTATGAAAACATTCGTTTTTTTAAAACATATAATCCTGCGTTAAGAACTGGTTATTATATTGGGGGCGAGGATATTAACCGTCAAATTGATCAGCTGACTAAGCACCAACCCCAAATTATCGTGGCAACACCGACAAGGTTAAAAGATTTGTTTAATCACCAAGCTCTTAATTTTGGGAAGTTAAAAACTTTTATTATTGATGAATGTGACATGATTTTTGATTTAGGATTTATTGAAGATGTTGATTTTGTCTTAAGTAAAGTTAGTCCGGATGTGAAAATTTCAGTTTTTTCCGCCACAATTGCTCCTGGTCTTCGTCCTTTTTTACTAAAATATTTAACTAATCCTCATTTAATTGAAATTAACGATAACTTGGCAACTAACCAGAACATTGAACATATTTTAATTCCCACTAAACACCAAGAACGATCAAGTGTTTTATTAAAATTATTAGCTACGCTTAACCCGTACTTATGTATTATCTTTGTTAATAAAAAAGAAATGATTGAACAATACTATGATTTATTATTAAAAAATAATTACCAAGTAACGCAGCTCCATGCTGGCTTAGCGCCCCGTACTCGCATGCAAACAATTAAGCGTATTAAGAATTTGGAATTTAAATATATTATTGCCAGTGATATTGCTGCCCGTGGAATTGATCTTGATGGGGTTAGTCATGTGATTTCAATTGATTTACCAACAGATTTAGAATATTATATTCACCGCAGTGGGCGAACTGGTCGAGCTAATTACCATGGGTATAGTTATGTTTTATATGATACTAAAAATTTAAACTTAGTTAAACAATTAAAAAGTAAGGGAATTGAATTCCAAGTGATGAAATGACGGGGGAATGACTTGGTGGTTGCTAATTTAACTCCGATGGCAAAAAAATCGACATCAGAGCCAAACCATGAAATTAATAAAATTATTAACAAATATCCAACAAAAAATAATCAGAAAAAAGTGAAACCTGGGTATAAGAAAAAACGGAAAGCAGAAATTGCTGAATTAAAACGAAAAACGCGCGGTGAACATATTAAAGCCTCAATTAAAAAAATAAAAAAACAAAAAGCTAAGCAAAGAAGTTTGAAATTGTATGATAAATAG